A window of Aerococcus urinae contains these coding sequences:
- a CDS encoding magnesium transporter CorA family protein gives MAKVKEYGPMDERFTWINLPVDDLDDLLDIGNTYGISEEMLAYASDKNERARLEYDDDTDTLLIIFNIANKKKVNYHYETLPMTFIIRNNVLLTFAHEDNDYVIQLMKHYIHRHSDEGLYKFLFSSLFLIVKEYFPLVEEMDRERNLLTKELRSRTTRKNLFNLSDLETGIAYFRTGARQNEILLEQFRSPSLFKRLDGIDIEELDDAVIEAKQLVEMTELSWQILDRLSDTYNNVLNNNLNETMRILTVLSILLTVPTIVTGFYGMNMDLPFVQSRFSWVFALIISALGWWILARILKRFFDKH, from the coding sequence ATGGCTAAAGTGAAAGAATATGGACCAATGGATGAACGGTTTACCTGGATTAATTTACCGGTCGATGATTTAGATGACCTCTTGGATATTGGGAATACTTACGGGATCAGTGAAGAAATGTTGGCCTATGCTAGCGACAAGAATGAACGGGCCCGCTTGGAGTACGATGATGATACTGATACCTTGCTGATTATTTTTAATATTGCCAATAAGAAGAAGGTGAACTACCATTATGAAACCTTGCCGATGACCTTTATCATTCGCAACAATGTCCTCTTGACCTTTGCCCATGAGGATAATGATTATGTCATCCAGCTGATGAAGCATTATATCCACCGCCACTCGGATGAGGGGCTGTATAAGTTCCTCTTCTCTAGTCTCTTTTTGATTGTTAAGGAATACTTCCCCTTGGTGGAGGAGATGGACCGGGAGCGCAATCTCTTAACTAAGGAATTACGGTCCCGGACTACTCGTAAGAACCTCTTCAACCTGTCAGACTTAGAAACCGGGATTGCTTATTTCCGTACTGGGGCCCGGCAAAATGAAATTCTCTTGGAACAATTCCGCTCACCTTCGCTTTTTAAACGCTTGGACGGAATTGATATTGAGGAGTTGGACGACGCGGTCATTGAAGCTAAGCAGTTAGTGGAAATGACCGAGCTATCCTGGCAAATTCTCGACCGCCTCTCCGACACCTATAATAATGTCCTGAACAACAACTTGAATGAGACCATGCGGATCCTTACCGTCCTCTCCATCCTCCTCACCGTACCGACTATCGTGACCGGTTTCTACGGGATGAATATGGACCTCCCCTTTGTCCAAAGCCGCTTTTCCTGGGTCTTCGCCCTAATCATCTCCGCCTTAGGCTGGTGGATCCTAGCCAGAATCCTAAAACGCTTCTTTGATAAGCATTAG
- the mnmG gene encoding tRNA uridine-5-carboxymethylaminomethyl(34) synthesis enzyme MnmG translates to MQTFEAGSFDVIVVGAGHAGCEAALASARMGMETLLMTIDINMVAFMPCNPSIGGPAKGVVVREIDALGGEMGKNIDKTYIQMRMLNTGKGPAVRALRAQADKEAYAREMRRTVEGQAGLTLRQGIVDDLVVEDGVCRGVITQTGAIYRSKATILTMGTSARGEIIIGELKYSAGPNNSQPALHLTKNLAEKYGFDITRFKTGTPPRVDKKTVDFSKMEVQPGSAEPNHFSFMTPDEDYLPVSEQVPCHLTFTNSKTHELIRENLDRAPMFTGIVEGVGARYCPSIEDKIVRFADKPKHQLFLEPEGRDNEEIYLQGLSTSLPEDVQIDMVHSITGMEKAQIIRDGYAIEYDVVRPSQLKATFETKKIENLYTAGQTNGTSGYEEAAGQGLYAGINAVLKIQGKAPLILGRDEAYIGVLVDDLVTKGTTEPYRLLTSRAEYRLLLRHDNADWRLTEKGYEIGLVTEDRYQTFKAHQAAVNEELDRLEHTRLKPTDELQDYLESKRSARLKDGILASELLRRPELSIEDILKFAPSDKEVGHKVYEEVAIAIKYAGYIEKAQKQVKRLRKMEGKLIPEDIDYSQIEGLATEAKDRLSTIEPRTLAQASRVSGVNPADVSILAVYLESHPN, encoded by the coding sequence ATGCAAACTTTTGAAGCGGGAAGTTTTGATGTCATTGTGGTGGGTGCAGGCCATGCGGGGTGTGAAGCGGCCCTAGCCAGCGCTCGGATGGGGATGGAAACCTTACTGATGACTATCGATATTAATATGGTGGCCTTTATGCCATGTAATCCTTCAATTGGTGGACCAGCCAAGGGGGTTGTGGTCAGAGAGATCGATGCCTTGGGTGGCGAAATGGGTAAGAATATTGATAAGACCTACATTCAAATGCGGATGCTCAATACCGGTAAGGGACCAGCTGTTCGCGCCTTGCGGGCCCAAGCGGACAAGGAAGCCTATGCCCGAGAAATGCGCCGGACCGTGGAAGGCCAAGCCGGCTTAACCCTCCGCCAAGGCATTGTCGATGACCTGGTGGTGGAAGACGGGGTCTGCCGAGGAGTCATTACCCAAACTGGTGCGATTTACCGGTCCAAAGCAACCATTCTGACTATGGGAACTAGTGCACGAGGCGAAATTATTATCGGTGAATTAAAATATTCTGCCGGTCCCAACAACTCTCAACCAGCTCTCCATTTGACCAAGAATTTAGCGGAAAAATATGGCTTCGACATTACCCGCTTTAAGACCGGGACCCCGCCTCGGGTAGATAAGAAGACCGTTGACTTCTCCAAGATGGAAGTCCAACCAGGGAGTGCAGAGCCTAACCACTTCAGCTTTATGACCCCGGATGAAGATTATTTACCGGTTTCTGAACAAGTGCCCTGCCATTTAACCTTCACTAACAGTAAGACCCATGAATTGATCCGGGAAAACTTGGACCGAGCACCGATGTTTACCGGGATTGTTGAAGGGGTGGGAGCCCGTTACTGTCCTTCCATTGAAGACAAGATTGTGCGTTTTGCTGATAAGCCCAAGCACCAACTCTTCTTGGAACCAGAAGGCCGCGACAATGAGGAAATCTACCTGCAAGGCTTGTCCACTTCCCTACCAGAGGATGTTCAAATTGACATGGTCCATTCCATTACCGGGATGGAAAAGGCCCAAATCATCCGTGATGGTTATGCCATTGAGTATGACGTGGTCCGTCCTAGTCAGTTAAAGGCGACCTTTGAAACCAAGAAAATTGAAAACCTCTACACCGCAGGCCAAACCAATGGGACTTCAGGCTATGAAGAAGCCGCTGGTCAAGGCCTCTATGCCGGGATTAACGCTGTGCTTAAGATCCAAGGCAAGGCTCCCTTGATCCTGGGCCGGGACGAGGCCTATATTGGCGTCTTAGTGGATGACTTGGTGACCAAGGGAACGACCGAACCTTATCGTCTGCTGACCTCCCGGGCGGAATACCGCCTCCTTCTCCGCCACGACAATGCCGACTGGCGCTTAACCGAGAAGGGCTATGAAATCGGCTTAGTGACTGAAGACCGCTACCAAACCTTTAAAGCCCACCAAGCCGCGGTCAATGAGGAATTGGACCGCTTGGAACATACCCGTTTGAAACCGACTGATGAGCTCCAAGACTACCTGGAATCTAAGAGGTCCGCTCGCTTGAAAGACGGGATCTTGGCTTCTGAACTCTTACGCCGGCCGGAACTTTCAATTGAGGATATCTTGAAATTTGCCCCAAGCGACAAGGAAGTGGGCCATAAGGTTTATGAAGAAGTGGCCATTGCCATTAAATACGCTGGCTATATTGAAAAGGCCCAAAAACAAGTCAAACGCCTGCGGAAAATGGAAGGCAAATTGATCCCAGAAGATATTGACTACAGTCAAATCGAAGGGCTAGCCACTGAGGCCAAAGATCGTCTGTCCACCATTGAACCCCGGACTCTGGCCCAAGCCAGCCGGGTGTCAGGGGTCAACCCTGCTGATGTGTCTATCCTAGCGGTTTACTTGGAAAGTCATCCTAACTAA
- a CDS encoding ABC transporter substrate-binding protein, producing the protein MNKKLLKFIVLCSSSLTLFLAGCQAGGDSKNQGQASQDSYQVGQSLVASDLDPLSSSWSLASHGVAEYVYQQDPDGNLYSRYIAELNHVDDNTWQATTKNEAKFADGSVVDAPALAECLNEIQEKNPLANATAGKMTFTADDDSHLTITTERPTQVMDSVLGEWTNVVYKRDGDQVIYSGPYQAKNLQSEEKLDLEPNPNYPDADQRKNVTITAFNDEAAMKSAFQSGELDLIAPISPNLKEQLDKAGQKTQSYDAGYQYFALVNIQRPLFKEAKMRQALDLALNREDYLKALKGGRLPSGLFADIYSFNADVPLEHDSEKAEALLDELGWKKNDQGQREKDGQALELNVATLSFRQDLVTIGQILSSQLNPLGIKVNVQALDNAEDVKTGSPYDLLLYSQHTAPSGEPSYFLNQFFRSDGSNNRFDYSNPEVDQELDQLGHEATPEKRDEIAKSIQEKIINDRPIIRLVDPEWHAGVGADLGDYQLYCGDYYIVNPSLGVNK; encoded by the coding sequence ATGAATAAAAAATTATTAAAATTCATCGTCCTTTGCTCCTCTAGCTTGACCCTCTTTCTAGCTGGCTGCCAAGCTGGCGGCGACAGTAAGAATCAGGGCCAAGCCAGTCAAGACAGCTACCAAGTCGGCCAAAGCCTGGTCGCTAGTGACCTGGACCCCTTAAGTTCCAGTTGGTCCTTGGCCAGTCACGGGGTCGCTGAATATGTTTACCAACAAGATCCAGACGGGAATCTCTACTCCCGCTATATCGCTGAACTTAACCATGTCGATGACAATACCTGGCAAGCAACCACAAAAAACGAAGCTAAGTTTGCGGATGGTAGCGTCGTTGATGCCCCAGCTTTAGCGGAATGCTTAAACGAGATCCAAGAAAAGAACCCACTGGCTAATGCCACAGCTGGTAAGATGACCTTTACCGCCGATGATGATAGTCATCTCACCATTACCACCGAGCGTCCTACCCAAGTGATGGACTCCGTTCTCGGTGAATGGACCAATGTGGTCTATAAACGCGACGGCGACCAAGTCATCTACTCTGGCCCTTACCAAGCCAAGAACCTACAATCCGAAGAAAAGTTAGACTTGGAACCTAACCCCAACTACCCCGATGCTGACCAAAGAAAAAATGTCACCATTACCGCCTTTAACGACGAAGCAGCCATGAAGTCTGCTTTCCAATCCGGGGAATTAGACCTGATCGCTCCGATTTCACCCAACCTAAAGGAACAATTAGACAAGGCCGGGCAAAAGACCCAATCCTATGATGCGGGTTACCAATACTTTGCCCTAGTTAACATCCAAAGGCCCCTATTCAAAGAAGCTAAGATGCGCCAGGCGCTTGATTTAGCCTTGAACCGGGAAGACTACCTCAAAGCCCTCAAAGGCGGACGGCTTCCTAGCGGTCTCTTTGCAGACATTTACTCCTTTAACGCCGATGTCCCCCTAGAACATGACAGCGAAAAAGCTGAAGCCCTCTTAGATGAACTCGGCTGGAAGAAAAATGACCAAGGCCAACGGGAAAAGGACGGCCAAGCCCTAGAGCTTAATGTAGCTACCCTGTCCTTCCGTCAAGACCTAGTGACCATTGGCCAAATCCTTTCTTCCCAACTCAATCCTTTGGGCATTAAGGTCAACGTCCAAGCCTTAGACAACGCTGAAGATGTGAAGACCGGGTCTCCTTATGACCTCTTACTTTACAGCCAACACACCGCTCCATCGGGTGAGCCAAGTTACTTCCTCAACCAATTCTTTAGAAGTGACGGATCCAACAACCGCTTTGACTACAGCAATCCGGAAGTGGACCAAGAACTTGACCAATTAGGCCATGAAGCTACTCCCGAAAAAAGAGATGAAATCGCTAAGTCCATCCAAGAAAAAATCATTAATGACCGCCCTATCATCCGTCTGGTCGACCCAGAATGGCATGCGGGGGTTGGCGCTGACTTAGGCGACTACCAACTCTATTGTGGTGACTATTACATCGTTAACCCTTCCTTAGGGGTTAATAAATAG
- a CDS encoding ABC transporter ATP-binding protein — translation MDSKPLLSIKNLQVAVQGQTYVKNLSLEVYPGERLGLVGPSGAGKSLTVKAIMNFQDQVQVKGQVYYQGLGDIVDLSPKGRQQALPQEIAVIQQEALDSLNPHYDIGFQLELVMKQFQPQVDKTDYPAVFDRVLKQVNLNHSDQVLASKPAQLSGGMKQRIVIAMALLQKPRLILADEPTTALDRVNQETFIDLIKSVSQAENIALLFISHNLELVSQLCSRLVIIDQGHDIETNSAQAIFNHPQASTTQRLVESVAYRKAASQDFVSQRPQGQEPVLKTQDLSLHYPGADKPVLQEVNLDLYPGEFVGLVGESGSGKSSLAKLLTGLYPKSQGEIIFKGQTLNSQSLEDFQGIQMIFQNPYQAFDPHYRMEENLKEVYQIPYIKAKYPSPETFEAKLKELAQRLKLNQDLMAKSPKQLSGGQGQRFAILRILLAQPDVIIADEILSALDWDIALELIDLLKDLQKDQDFAMIFISHDLAMVKILCTRIYQIEAGRISQL, via the coding sequence ATGGATTCAAAACCCCTATTAAGCATTAAAAACCTTCAAGTGGCCGTCCAAGGGCAAACTTACGTCAAGAACCTGTCCCTTGAGGTCTATCCCGGTGAACGATTAGGACTAGTAGGCCCTTCTGGCGCCGGTAAGAGTCTGACAGTCAAGGCCATCATGAACTTCCAAGACCAAGTCCAGGTCAAGGGCCAGGTCTACTACCAAGGCTTGGGTGACATTGTTGACCTGTCGCCTAAAGGCCGCCAACAAGCCTTGCCCCAGGAAATTGCTGTTATTCAACAAGAGGCACTCGACAGTCTCAACCCCCACTATGATATTGGCTTTCAGTTGGAACTAGTGATGAAACAATTCCAACCCCAAGTCGACAAAACCGACTATCCGGCTGTCTTTGACCGGGTCTTAAAGCAAGTCAACCTCAACCATTCTGACCAGGTCCTAGCCAGTAAACCGGCCCAACTGTCAGGGGGAATGAAACAGCGAATTGTCATTGCCATGGCCCTCTTACAAAAGCCCCGGCTGATCCTAGCCGATGAACCCACCACCGCCTTAGACCGGGTCAACCAAGAAACTTTTATTGACTTGATCAAGTCAGTCAGCCAAGCTGAAAACATTGCTCTCCTCTTTATTAGTCATAACTTAGAATTGGTTAGCCAACTCTGCAGCCGCTTGGTCATTATTGACCAGGGCCACGATATTGAGACCAATAGCGCTCAAGCCATCTTTAATCATCCCCAAGCATCCACTACCCAGCGCTTGGTAGAAAGCGTGGCCTACCGCAAGGCCGCTAGCCAGGACTTTGTCAGTCAACGGCCCCAAGGCCAAGAGCCGGTCTTGAAGACTCAGGATCTTAGTCTCCACTATCCCGGCGCAGACAAGCCGGTCCTCCAAGAAGTCAACCTGGACCTCTATCCCGGGGAATTTGTCGGCTTGGTAGGCGAATCCGGCTCAGGCAAGTCCAGCCTGGCCAAGTTACTGACTGGTCTCTATCCCAAGAGTCAAGGTGAGATTATTTTTAAGGGGCAGACTTTAAATAGTCAGTCCTTGGAAGATTTTCAAGGCATTCAGATGATCTTTCAAAACCCCTACCAGGCCTTTGATCCCCACTACCGGATGGAGGAAAACTTAAAGGAAGTCTATCAGATTCCTTATATTAAGGCTAAGTACCCTTCACCGGAGACTTTTGAGGCCAAGTTAAAGGAACTCGCCCAGCGGCTCAAACTCAACCAAGACTTAATGGCCAAGTCGCCCAAACAGCTGTCAGGTGGTCAGGGACAGCGCTTTGCTATTCTAAGGATTCTCCTGGCCCAACCCGACGTCATTATCGCTGACGAAATTCTGTCTGCCTTGGACTGGGATATTGCTCTAGAGCTGATTGACTTACTCAAGGACCTGCAAAAGGACCAAGACTTCGCCATGATCTTTATTTCCCATGATTTAGCCATGGTGAAAATCCTCTGCACCCGCATCTACCAGATCGAAGCCGGGCGGATCAGTCAACTATAA
- a CDS encoding ABC transporter permease has product MKLKTLAKALGFLFLLSLFAFFITRLIPGDPATFYLEAKQLAPSPENIRLVNEEFGLDRSLPVQYFHWISHFITGDWGTSFYSSQPIRQEILNRLPASLTVGLGGLLLAMLGSFYLGFLASLRSNGFWDKLSRGLSLVSQAIPSFILIIIFIQITSVRLQWFKFYTEESPWAIVFALVVVALYQVGPLSRIVCRHFETTQKETYIKALVLRGYPLRTALGKYGWQESLYGLLAASLAQMSWVMGGTAVVEYSFGVAGISNYLVHSMQRRDYLVIQSYIMIVGLWMLVVQVIFHYLMKSLRKETSYVS; this is encoded by the coding sequence ATGAAGTTAAAAACGCTAGCCAAAGCTCTGGGCTTCCTCTTTTTATTGAGTCTCTTTGCCTTTTTCATCACGCGCTTAATTCCGGGCGATCCGGCGACCTTCTACTTAGAAGCTAAGCAGCTGGCCCCTAGCCCTGAAAATATCCGCCTGGTGAATGAAGAGTTTGGTTTAGATCGTTCTTTACCGGTCCAATATTTCCATTGGATCAGCCATTTCATTACTGGCGATTGGGGCACTTCCTTCTATTCCAGTCAACCCATTCGTCAAGAAATACTCAACCGCCTACCGGCTTCTTTAACAGTCGGCTTGGGTGGGCTCTTGTTAGCGATGCTGGGAAGCTTTTATCTAGGCTTCCTAGCATCGCTTCGTTCTAATGGCTTCTGGGACAAGCTGAGCCGAGGCCTATCCCTAGTCTCCCAGGCCATTCCTAGTTTTATTTTAATCATTATCTTTATCCAAATTACCAGTGTCCGCCTCCAATGGTTCAAGTTCTACACTGAAGAAAGTCCCTGGGCCATTGTCTTTGCCTTAGTCGTGGTGGCCCTCTACCAAGTCGGACCCCTCTCTAGGATTGTATGCCGCCACTTTGAAACCACCCAGAAGGAAACCTATATCAAGGCCCTGGTCTTACGAGGCTATCCTCTAAGGACTGCCCTGGGTAAATACGGCTGGCAAGAGTCCTTGTACGGCTTACTGGCTGCCTCCCTGGCTCAAATGAGCTGGGTCATGGGGGGGACGGCCGTAGTGGAATATTCCTTTGGCGTGGCCGGGATTTCTAATTACCTGGTCCACAGCATGCAACGGCGCGACTACCTAGTCATCCAGTCCTATATTATGATTGTGGGCTTATGGATGCTGGTGGTCCAAGTGATCTTCCACTACTTGATGAAGTCCCTCAGAAAGGAGACCAGTTATGTCAGCTAA
- a CDS encoding ABC transporter permease, protein MSAKQKILTGGLLLLLVVFLLIPSPDYFQTDMANILAPVSSAHWLGTDHLGRDVLALMQAGALRTLTVVAVGGSLSLILGTILGIVAGYYGGYWKRTILLFAQALLILPSFIMALIITALIGLTPISAGIVLGIGAMGNYIFQVSALTEELKEEEFIITLRKLGLSNCALIKDHLAKNLQPYILTNLANRLSGMVLSYASLAFIGLGTDIVQPDWGTLLYDYRLYVFERPLLVLAPTLAIFILALLFQALFDRQAVLER, encoded by the coding sequence ATGTCAGCTAAGCAAAAAATCTTAACTGGGGGTCTCCTGCTCTTACTTGTGGTATTTTTACTGATTCCTTCGCCGGACTACTTTCAAACCGATATGGCTAATATCTTAGCCCCGGTCTCTTCGGCTCATTGGCTAGGAACCGACCACTTGGGCCGGGATGTCCTGGCCTTAATGCAAGCGGGCGCCCTGCGTACCCTGACTGTGGTAGCGGTCGGCGGAAGTCTTTCCTTAATTTTGGGGACAATTTTGGGCATTGTTGCCGGCTATTACGGGGGCTATTGGAAGAGAACCATCCTGCTCTTTGCCCAAGCGCTCTTGATTTTACCTAGCTTCATTATGGCCTTAATTATTACCGCCTTAATTGGGCTGACCCCAATAAGTGCCGGCATTGTCTTAGGGATCGGGGCCATGGGCAATTATATCTTCCAAGTTTCTGCCCTCACCGAAGAACTCAAGGAAGAGGAATTTATTATTACACTAAGAAAACTAGGCCTATCTAACTGTGCCCTGATCAAGGACCACTTGGCTAAAAATTTACAGCCCTATATCTTAACCAATTTGGCCAACCGCCTGAGTGGGATGGTTTTATCCTATGCCAGCCTGGCCTTTATCGGATTGGGAACGGACATTGTCCAACCCGACTGGGGGACCTTACTCTATGACTACCGGCTCTATGTCTTTGAGCGTCCCTTACTGGTTCTCGCCCCTACCCTGGCGATTTTTATCCTGGCCCTACTCTTCCAAGCCCTGTTTGACCGCCAGGCCGTCTTAGAAAGGTGA